CAGCACATAATCACAATTTTAAGTGAAATATTTAGGCGATTATTACAATGTTTGATTGCAATTTGTTAATGTGTAATTACTGACTTCTCTGATAAAAACGACAGAGGCCAAAACCCTTTTCAAGTCCAACTCACTACTTTTATTCTGTCACTTAACACACTTGACTTATTGTCACTatattaaaaactgttttcatcTTCACAATGTTTATTACAAGTCATTATACATATATTGTTACATTTCAGTTTAACCTTACATTGAGCTTACTCATTTGCAATACTGTGTACACAAATTTCTATTGGGCTAGGCTACTTAattttactttgtgtttatattttaggCCTATACCATAACTTGCATTATATTTTGTCTTAGATTcagtttttgcatttatttgcgtgattttctattttatagATCTTGTAGTATTGTTGGAGGGTCCCAGAGCCCCAAGATTTCCATTGCTAACAACTGCCTCAGTGTAGCCTAATTGTTGTTCATATGGTAATAAAGAACACACACTGCCCTGTCCTCACCAATATTGGGCATTAAATGTAACAGTATGATGTGGGCCCAATTAATCACTGTAAATAGCCTCTTCCACAAGGCCACAATCAAACTACGTTCAAATGAAGTTAATTACTAAAGAGACAGACTACCAGCCTCTATCCTTTCTACACAACACTAGAAAGAGTTGTTGCAGTCAGCTCACAGACTTCCTTAGTCTTATGGCGAGGTCTTCCATCTCCATGGTATTGCCCAGATTTTGCACACTGTAAAACTGCTGCTCATTACTTGCAAGCTTTTTATGGATAAGCATCTTCTTAGCTCATTAACccaaacaaatatataaacactATTTTCAAGGGCAGAGCTTTTTCAGAACATGCTCCATTTTTGCAGATTAAATTCACTCAGTCAGAGACAACCACATTTTTCTGTTGACTCTCAAATTTATGACGGGTTGTATGttctgatatatattttttatttctattctttaattacatttttgacttgctgctgtacataaaaaaaatgtaatcattttgttatatacttcacatttttaaaaattatttgtaaaagtgtaaaatcagtacagcagatttttttccatgatCAAACTCCTCCTGAAGCAATCAATCAACTAGTTGTTAAACAAGAGGCCAGTATTGATAACTGATGAAGCATTTAAGTTATTTATCATGTACATTTCCAACCATCGTCAAGTTGTCTTATTAGCCCACTTTAGTGGATTTTGACAGTTGCTTTGACAAGCAATTTAAAGACATGAAGGTATGTgaatttgtcattgtttttatgaCTCTATATAACAAACAACTGATGGAGTCACTTAAAAATAGTCCATTAACCAACAATGGAAATAGCCTTTACTTGCGACCTTATTAACCTTTAAAGACCACTCAGagtaaatattaaaacaaaaaataaatgcacaaaaataatacatatttGACACACAAGACTCAGGTTTTTAGCAGCCAAGCTGCCTTTTATTGAGTAAAAATTATATATAGGTTGCTATAAGAagtacacaaacataaaaaaatacatcaacaCTTTTCCACTATTCAAATGAAGTATAAAAATAGCACAGAATCTGTTCTTTTGAAATGCTTTTGCACTTTAGATtcataaaaaggcaaaaaagcgaaacaaaaaaaaaatcatcgaATGTGATTCTGATAAAAGATAAAGCACTAAAAGGTTATAACAGAAGAAACTGTTCTCAGATATTCACACTCAAGCCTACAATTACACTCAAATGGTTTACATCTAAATAACAAGGTATTAAAAACTATTGATTAATATGCTCTATATCTTGCTATAACATTAAAAATTTAAAGAAAGCTTTATACTGttaatatatactgtatttgttctcaatataaaaagtcttaaaagagcagttaaaaaagaaaaactatttttttgtataCTGTTTTCAAGCAAAACATTCAACAAGCTCAGCAGTATTAATGAAGCATGTAAACAATTACTTTTTTGGTTTTTAAGGGACTTTAGAATCAGACTTGAAAACTGAAAGAGGCTCCCGGTGGCCCTTTAAGGGGccttttgagcaccacaaaggAGTCAATATATTTCTAAATGAACTGGTCATTTTAACATGTAAGAAAGATGTTCTTTGAGGAGGCTTGTGCATTTGTGTTTCAAAAAATAATGTAGTTCCTGGTCAAACAAGAGAGTTTAAACACTTGTAAACCTTTCTTTCGATACAGTACGCAGAACATGGTGTAAAAAAAGTTCCAGTGATAAAAAAACAAgctatatatatacacacagggcATATAGGAGCATAAAGCTACAGTATATATTCACAGAACAGAGATCCTACAGGAGGAGTGATGTACAGTTGCCCCTTTGTCTGAGGTAATGCCCATTTAGGTATGATTTGGTGACAGCCAACAGCATTTAAAATCCTCCAGTTATCAAAACAAGTAGAAAAAGGTTATTAAGAAGGACAGCACCAAGATTTGTGTTTGGTCACATGAAGGGAATCAGTACCAAAATAACCTGTTCAGTAAATCCCCTGTCTGGTAAGCATAAGCATACAGTATGACATGCGATTGCAGGCAAAACCAAAAATGTTTATCATTATTAAGGGTTTTAAAAATCTACATTGCTGCAGAAGTCTTGCAGGAAAACAGGAAATCCCTCTGGGCAGGAATGTGCACCACATCCTACACATTCAGACTCCTGTTTTCTCACATGATGTAGAATTAtttgtacatactgtataccaaaatgtgtaaaatgtgcACCACACAGTATCGACCAGCATCAGAGATGATTTTCACTTTTTGGAAATTGGAAAAACTCCTTTGAACCAAAAGTAGTCAGTGGTAAGATAACATAAGATACTGTGTGTTCACCAGTGTTTCCTGCCATCCAGTCATTACAGTGAACTAAAACAATGCTGTCTTTAAGATAAAAATCTAAACATCTACAGTAGGATAAATGCCATCACTCGTTAACTCTTAGCTGTCTGGAATggtcaaaaagacaaaacagttaTCTAAAATTCTGTTTTTGCATTGGCTTGTTTCAAGTATTGTACAGTATGTAGCTATCAGGGAGATGTCGTGGTGAAATTGTAACTCAACGTGTCACACTATCtatacaaaaaagtttttataaaATCTTTAATAaaaggttttttcttttttttttaaggaagctAGTTTGCTCGTATGAACTCATCTCAGAGCAAATGACAAAAAGTAatattttcttctctctttctttttacatcaacaacaaaaaaagaacatgaaCTCATCTAAAGACAAAAAATCCTGCTTCATCTCCAGGTTTGCTTGTGGTGCACTAGCCTCCATTGCTGAATGTATTTTCCTGCAGAGCGCTTACACCTCTAATATCTGGGAACTTTTAACAAAGTCAGGGTCATTTAACGAAGATAAAAGATTATATTACCGCTCCGAAAAGGAGGGTATTAAATGCTGgcaaatttgttgttttatccaGGTTAATCATTTAGTAGAGTTCCCAGTTAGTAGAGCTGTACGTCAGGATGTGCACCTCTACAATCTGGGAACATTTAAACTCGTCATtttgacaaagacaaaagatTATTTTGTAAGCGTTGTACAACTACAGCTCGCACAAGGAGTGCTGttaaattaattgtttgatCCAGCTTAATCATTTATTCTCCAAAACAGTTGTGGATATTTATAATCTGAGAATTTAGGCAGAAAATCCTgatatcatgttttggcttttttaGACAGACCAACCCTGCTATGAGAAAATACATTCAGGCCTGAGGCTAGTGGAACAGCAGGAAGCCCAAAAACTGTCCGTCTAATGACTTTGgttcaagtgtttttgtttattttaacagcCTGTACAAACAGCCTGTTGTCACATATTTTAATCATCTGCTAAATGAAGGGATGAGCGACCTCTGACATGTTTTACACTTcctaaaaagtaaaaaaaaaaggtttgataCAGAGCCACTTAGACAGCTGTATCGTCGGTGCCATGTTGTTCTCTATTTTTCTACAACTACTAAGTgttgtcaaattaaaaaaatgccttttaatggcatttaaaacaaaaaggaaatccTGTTAAAATCACTGTACAGGCCTGATGTTACTGAACACAGCAGAAGAGTCAGTGTGTCGTCGTCTTTTCCCTTTAAACTCTGCTGAACCTTCAGAGAGCAGGAGCACTCTACTGTCCGCCCTCTCTGTCTGACAATACGGGGTAGTGATAAACCACAGCCTATGCTGCATTTATGTATCTCTGCATtagtgtgtgttatgtgtgtttaaGGCTGCAGTGCATTAACTCCAGGATCCAAAAAGAGCTGGACACAAACTAACAGCTACTTTCACTATTTCCCAGCTTCAGTGATGTTTTGGTGGAGCtgccggccagagtggagacaTCTTCAAGCTCTTACGATATCTGGCTGGCGGCTGATGTTTGTCGGAGCCGGCATCACAGTTGAAAAGCTGGTGTTTAATCATAGTTGCGTCTGTTTTCTTGGTGATGGGTGGCGTCTATTCACAGGCGAAGTAGTCTTTCAGTGGTGCGAACAGATGCCTGATGACGGGGACGCTCCAGGACCGGCCCAGGAGTTTCTGCCTTGCACCGCGACCCATGTTGGACACGTCAGTGTAGTGGACAGGGAAGCCGAAGATCCTGCAGGGTGAGAAAATACACAACCACTATTACAATCAGAGTCACAACAGTGCTGAAGTGGTATGACACCAACATCAGTCACTAACACGCCTTCTGTTGTCACCAAAATGCCGTTGCCTTTGAGCTTTTTAGCAGCCCAAAATTCAtgtaatactgtcattttatttgctgATAGGCTAACGACTgtcaacaaggcaaatatcAACTGATACCTATGTACAGCCGATAAatctgtgcatccctaatatttaatcttttgtcattttaaggttctttatttaacagtgtgtgtttcctgctcACCTCTCCAGCTCAGTGCACCACAGTATGTCCTCCTTCCCGTTCATCAGGACAGGAAAGTGCTGATCCTTCCCTTGTTTGATGGAGTTGGAGCGGGTAGTGATGGTGCGCACCTTCCCaaactacaaaacaacaaacacaaaggtCAAACAAGTGCAACCAAGAAGCCATTTTGCAAATAAAGGACTGTATTCTGTAGATATATCAAACCTTTGCAACTCTGCCATGATCCAGACAGTCCTGCAGCTCCAGTTTGTCCATCCCAGAGGCACACAGAGGCCTGGAACAGAGAGGAGTCATCacatttacatactgtatatatctgCTGTCAAATGCAAAACTTACATTCAATATATGTGGattacagtaaaatatttaGCCTCAGATACTACGATGTAGCATGCTGACCGACACTGAAAAGTCACAAGTTATGTGTGAAGAAGACAGGATTCAAAAGTGTTTCTGAGATGATGATGAGTTGTTTTTTCCTACCTGTTCATGCCGGGCAGGTTTCCCCAGAAGTATCGTGCACGGTGAGCAGCAGAGACCTCGATAGCGTCGATCATCACAGGGTTacactgcaaacacaacaaagacactctTTACTCATAAGTTCATGGTTACTATACTGTaattctttctctctgtttctcacaGGAAACAAATACCGTTGCAGAAATTTGGGCTTACAGTGTGTAACTAGGAGGTTAAGCCAAAAATTATGCTTCAGACTGATGTCTTGCACAATGTCTTCTGGTAGatgtaaaataattaaagaatTATCTTCCCTACATGGATGTCCCTGGTTCATGTTTTTGATATTTGCAGCTGTTTACCCTCTACAGTCCACGTAACTCACCTCCAGGAATCGTGAGATGTCCCTCTTGTCGTTGACGCCCATGGCGACCACGTTCTCAAACATCCAGAAGAACGGCCGGTCCTCTCCTTCTTTGGGCTTGGCCTCGCTCAGCAGGCGGTAAAACTCAAAGAACAGCCTCCCTGTGCCTTCTGAAGCAAGAAAACAAtgttagaaaaaacaaaacaaaacaagaacacaTCCGCCAACCTGCTTCAGTGCTTCTGTACAGACTGACCTTCTCCCTAATGGAGTTTACTAATATGACAACCTCCCAGTGGTGACTCTggttacagtaaaataaactaCCACAGCCATTCGCTGTAAATAGTTTGGTAGTCTGGGTCTCTGACATGACGTCCTCTGGCAGGTACCTACCATAGAGCCCTTTCCTGGCTGGATTAACGATTGACAGGTCGTTGCAGGGACTCCCTCCGATCACCAGGTCAAAAGGGCCCCACTCCTGGAGCTGAGAGAGACAACAGCACCACCAAGTGTTAGACTGAGGGAGTGACAGCTACTgcatgaataaaacaacaaagtgaCACTGAAACACAAGTGTAGACTTccttatttttcatgtttcttCTGCAAATTAACTGACAAAACTGTGAGATTTATACCTTTAATTAAACTACTAATATCTATACTAGTGATTTTTGGGTATTTTAACTTAAAAACTGACCAACACGATTAGTTGACAAtcaaaaaaaagttgataattaatgtatttttgattgaCAAATCAATTATATTGACTCAGCTACAAATCCAGAAACACGAACACGACTGCTAATTTAACCCACCATCTAAACTCTAACATCTACCCAGTCTTTGTCCTCTCTtaccacacacacgcacgcacgcacgcacgcacgcacgcacgcacgcacgcacgcacgcacgcacacacacacacacacacacacacacacacacgcacgcacacacacacacacacacacacacctccttccCCAAACACAAGACCCTTTTACAGGAGGACAATGAGGGAAAAGAGGAATGAaagagatgaagaaagagaaagaaagaaataaagtaagacagacagaaaggaaGAAATAGGAATTAAGgagttgaacacacacacacacacacacacacacatttacacactcgGTCAGTGTGACTAACAAGTGAATGGGTTTCTGAGGGGATTTACAGAGGTTGAAACTGCTCTTTGTCCTCTGAACTGAACCAAGTTACTGCAGCTGCCAGCCtgtttggtgtgtgtatgtgtgtgtactatGTTATAACacacttattcactttctttctgAGAGTTAGACTGATGCCACTTTCATGTCTGTTAAATATGGAGCTCATATGGAGTCAGGAAGTGGCTAGCCGAGCTTAGCGTGACTACTGTTTGTGAACGCATATGTAAAAAAccctttttttgggggggagtaaCGTCATCACAGCggccctcatttatcaaacTGATGTACaaatcagagcaaaaaagaaaaacaaattaagctTTTTCTTCAAAAACTACACACATAGCTATAAATGTCGTGTGCAGGTAGACACATAAAGGATAAATGTTTGCACAACACAAACCTGAAACTAAAGAAGAGCATTTCTCCAAGGTGACAAAGTTTAAGACAATCAAAGCTCCACACATGCAATCAGACACAGTCTGAACTCTGTACATGTACTTGTCAGTACTGGAAGTTGTGTTTTACGTTAACCAGCCAGAGTTAAAGGGCAGGAAGGGGAGAGAGACCATAGTGATTTAGCAGCAGCTAAGAGTACGGCGGAAGCTATGGCAGAAAAACCTTAAAAGCATCCCAGAAAAGTTTCCAGAGTGGATGCTCCAGATAATAAGAGTCTCGGTGTTCACACGCAggtttaaagcaaaaaaagacGGCTAGCTGTTGTAGATTACCTGTGCAGTGCCTGTTCAAAATTTGCCTGTTAGAAGAGTGTGCcaattgctgcttgcagctttctcgAGAACTGCTCAATCAAGTCCTTGACATGATCTGGCCTTGTCTTTCCTCTCTGCCCTTACTTGTGCGGGAAGAGAGTGTGGAGGTGGAGATGTGGTAAGCTCACCTGCAGGCATGCCTCACCAGCACGTGTCgacagtgtttgtgtaattacTCTTACTGTAAGAGGTGGGACTGCACGTTTAACGACAATTAAAATAGtcactgaaagtgtttttgaTGTGTTAAGTATGGACAAAAGTTGCTGAAACCAAGTTTCCACAAAGTAAAACCCAGGTTTACTTTGATTCCtccattttgtgtttgtattcagACACTCAATACTTGTCTTGGAAGTACTGGAAATGTAAAAAGGACAGGAAAGGTACgttataatataaatattagaCGAGTGAAACAACAATATTTGTACTTACATTTTTCTTTGTGATGTTCCTGACATCATGGACGTACTGGATCTTTCCTTCATGTCTGACAACACCCACTGAGATGGAGTCCTCACACACCTCTGACGCCACGTACTGGTCCACCTTAAAACCCAGGTCCCTTAGAACCAGGTAACctggagacacagacacaccgttTGTAAGatgcatttaaaatgaatgaatcaataaatCAGCTCAATAACATTAGTATTATTTTTCTCATTATTCACACACTCACCAGTCGCGATGCCGTCAAACAGGGAGAGGACTCTGATTGGTCGTCTCTGCTCTGCAGGGACTGCTGGGTAAATCTTTGGTTTCTCCTGGAAGATAAACAAAGGACGTTGCAGAGGAATTAGGACAAATATTTCAGGCATCTCTTGGACGCTTGTTCTTATCTCCGCAGCTCGTGGGTCTGCTGGTCGATAGTGAAGGTTCAGAAGAAACCCTTATCAtaagtttcattttttattcagaTGGATGATGGCGTTTTAAGAGCTAAAAAATCCCTCACCAATGAAAAATCTGTTGGCACATTTTCTGATCACATTTTCTTATTATTACTGGAAGACCGATGACCAGCTCTGCTGATTTTAACTGGAACATTACAATATGATGCAATCCAAGTTTCTGCCTTAGATGTATCATCCAACCATTATGTCTGCCCTCAACAAACAACACTGCAGTGCTGTTTTATCTGACCAGGGCTGcaaataatgattattttcatcgtCACTTGATCGGTTAATTATTTTCTAGATTATTAGAATAGTTCtttggcctacaaaaaacatctctaaaataaaagcattCAGAGTGACTCACAAACTCCTGTCCGTTGTCATTGGCGAAGAACGCCTGCAGCTTGAGGCTCCAGTCGTGCCGTCGCTTCAGGACGCCGTACTGCAGCAGCGGCTGGCACATGTAGCATCGCCACGGGTCCAGATAGCGAGCGTTGTTAGATGCACCAGGATCAACCAGGATGTCCAGACAGTCGACGCAGAAACACCTGCAGGGTGGAGAGGAGATGGTTAACGGTCATATCAACACATCGACGGAGCAGGAAGTAGTTAATGTGCTGtatctgctctgtgtgtttgtgtcgcaCCTGCAGCAGTTGGCGTTGCCGCAGAGCAGAACCTCTCGACCTCCGCAGCAAACAGTGCAGTAGGACTGGTAACCGTCATCATCATACATGTAGGACATCTCCAGGTACAcatcctgaacacacacacacacacacacacacacacacacacacacaaaaaaaacttgttgGTTATACTTCACACATCAAGCTTTAGTGAAACCCTCTAACACAGTCTGATTTAACAGAAAGGTGAACATTTTACCGATTTAAAATTTCTGGTGCAGTGAAGAGCAAGGATGTGATCTAATGTAAAGTTCCAGGAAACTCGGCATGACTCACAATGACTATAATTTCCCCCGCTTCTTTTCTTTGCCGACGGGAACTGTGGTCAAAGTTCAGTCATCCAGCTTTTACTGATACTCTGGTCAGTTTTCCTGGTCATCATGTGGTTAACCAATCTGTCACGTACCAGTTTtactgctgcctctcacagtgACTCAGCCCTTTTcccctttttccttttcaacaAAGTTGCTTTTTTCTTGCTCCTCTAAACACATAACGTTTGGGATAAGATATGTCTTAAACTGAACTGTGTAAAACATGAGTGCCATTCTCTGAAACTGGAGCACTTAATTCAAGTCATTATCACCTTTACCAAGACCCCTGAATGCATCACGAATATGACCAACACAGCTGAGCACAAAGCGCCACCTTCAGGAACTCATATAAACATCACACCTAATAATTGAATGAGATGAGCTGCTGATTCTGTAAAACAATTAATAGTTTGCTGCCATACCTTGCATGTTTGGCACAGGCCTCCTTCAAACAGCGGGTGGAAGGTTGCGACTCTCATCTTTCCACAAGAGAGACAGAACTCTgccaagacacacacagaaacaaacacacatcaatCAACAGTCgtaaagtaaaaatgaaatgaagctGTTAATATTGCACAATTAATTCCCATCAGTCACACGGAAACAGTGTCAACGTGTTTTTACCTTCTATACTTCTTTTATTCTTCAGAACTTCATTCACCATTTGTTCTGAGAGGAAACAAAGGACAACGTTACAAAGCatgaaaagacaaacattttcatcagctACACTTTTTCCTAAACTAGGTATGATATCATATCGTTGTCTAAAGAATGAATATAAAGTTGTATCATGGtgaaactagtgatttacaccTCTAACAGTGAATTAGACCTTTGACCTCTACCTCTGCTGTAGGACTCCTCGGGGGCGGCCTTGCTCTTACAGAGGCTGACTCTGGGCCGCTTCGCGCTGGGGAAATACTCTGGCAGGGAAACGTCGAGGACCTGATGGTCCAGAGGGTTACTGTCTGCAGGgggacaaagacacacaaatttAACTCCTTGCTGAATGGCAAATTTGGACGCAGTGTTTTTTGATGAACAGTATTCGACTGGTTTTGTTCTGCTGTCTTGCTCACCGGCCGTGTGTGTGGGTTTGAGTCCCTCCTCTCCTTTGGGCAGGAAACCACCGTTGGCCCAGTCCAGCATGGGTTTGACCTGGTCGTCGGGATTGTCCGACTCGCAGGGAGGAAACTTCTTCTCCGCCCGGATACTGGCCATCTGTGAACGAGAGATGTGACATGAAGGCAGTTTTAGATGAAACAAAAGTAAGGCATTcaaaaagtatcaaaagtatGTAGCAGAAGTGTTATTTTAtcatatattacattattaaatTATCATTGCAGTGCATCATCCTGACAGGTTTTGTGACCATcagagaaaatataaaacaaaaactaatcGAACAAAGTTCTTAAACTCTTGAACATTCCTCCTCGTTTTCTAATCCTCGAAGTACAGAGGCGAGACACTGACAGGCAGACGGAGAAGGTCAGAAAGTACAGCAGGTTCTTAATCTTAATAAGacgctttgagtgacagtcGAGGGCTGTGACGCGTCAGAGGGATGCAGACGAGGCGAACGAGGCAGACGAAACACAGAGGCTACAAGAAGAGAGGgtgagacagcagcagcatgaagagGCCTGCAGTCACACCACTGACAGAAGAGCACATCTGTCAGCTACACGTCATTaagaagacagaaagagagcaactccataaaacaaacacagacgaGAATGAAAGATGGAGAGGAGTCAGAGGGAGACGAAGGAAACAAAGACGGACTGTTTATCCAAGGTCAAAAATCAACTTCTTGTGCATCCTTTCGGAAGgttaacacaaataaaaataacttaaagAAAATTAAGTGCATTTTCGTAagtattttgcacatacaaCACCGTCACAACATCAACAGATGTTGGACAGGACTGTGTGTACGACTCTTTgaatgagacacaaataagacagaagtgCTTATAAACAGCATATTACTGCAGCTTTCACTGCTGGTGATGTGCgaagcagccatattggattttgaggtcGTGCTGGTGAGGATCCTCCTACTTTCAAATGGAATGTACCTTTAaatattctttgtttttttaacactgggttgtgttgttgatgtgctGACTGGcgaactagcatcttgaatctgtcctgtcgaTCTTCCAGGTTCCTTTTTTTGAGTGATGAAGACAGACTATCTCTGTCTGCTGGTATGTAGGCATTTTATTTCttctcatgcaggtgcagaacgtacgtgctggttggctgttAGCTATAGTTTTTGCGGcttgttcaagtgcaactttttggccacgACACATGCAATTAAAAGACCGTAAAGATTTTTCACATAGATTATCTCAGGTGCAATCGCATATTTTCTGCCTGTCTCCAGCTGCATCTTGCTGTCCGTCTGCTTTATAATCTGACATTTCTTCTTTCTCTGCTCTTGTCATCCTCTCTTATTTTAATGACAGGATGAGGTGCAGGTAGTGATAGTGTGGAGAAGTCCCTTTCACacatctgtgtttattttatttggataATGGTGCAggaacacaaagacacacacacacacacacacgcacacacacacacacacacacacacacacacacacacacacacatattcaatGTAACTGGAGACACCTgcactgaggaagaggagggcagGCTAATTCTGCCCTGCAAATAAAAGGAAAGGTAAAGTGAAGATGAAGTGGTTTATATCCCAGACAAAACGGCTgttgtttcatttcaaaaagTTCCACCTAATCCACCCCATCTCTCACCTCCAGTGCTTGGAAGATGGCCCTGCGGTACGAGGC
This genomic stretch from Epinephelus moara isolate mb chromosome 16, YSFRI_EMoa_1.0, whole genome shotgun sequence harbors:
- the dnmt3bb.1 gene encoding DNA (cytosine-5)-methyltransferase 3B isoform X1, with amino-acid sequence MVMFEKESRQPLDQSTVTAMPSNKYSAALIEESNNMTATAPVNGDTPPAEGLSENDSGVELTNENSPLTAAEPPSPFSPKQNGDAASPQEDNQCTRGNRKRNRKKSEEEETTWDSYSEDKTSGASQLSLRQTPRPRTIFQAGLNPHAHNKPRRQNRKQEQSMLLCAGGPRVAVVVSGGVPEAPRLELMEQDSKDSAQSVSTSSSSEVQPEYNDNKGFGIGELVWGKIKGFSWWPGIVVTWRATGKRQASHGMRWLQWFGDGKFSEVSADKLDSITAFPKFFSQASYTKLASYRRAIFQALEMASIRAEKKFPPCESDNPDDQVKPMLDWANGGFLPKGEEGLKPTHTADSNPLDHQVLDVSLPEYFPSAKRPRVSLCKSKAAPEESYSREQMVNEVLKNKRSIEEFCLSCGKMRVATFHPLFEGGLCQTCKDVYLEMSYMYDDDGYQSYCTVCCGGREVLLCGNANCCRCFCVDCLDILVDPGASNNARYLDPWRCYMCQPLLQYGVLKRRHDWSLKLQAFFANDNGQEFEKPKIYPAVPAEQRRPIRVLSLFDGIATGYLVLRDLGFKVDQYVASEVCEDSISVGVVRHEGKIQYVHDVRNITKKNLQEWGPFDLVIGGSPCNDLSIVNPARKGLYEGTGRLFFEFYRLLSEAKPKEGEDRPFFWMFENVVAMGVNDKRDISRFLECNPVMIDAIEVSAAHRARYFWGNLPGMNRPLCASGMDKLELQDCLDHGRVAKFGKVRTITTRSNSIKQGKDQHFPVLMNGKEDILWCTELERIFGFPVHYTDVSNMGRGARQKLLGRSWSVPVIRHLFAPLKDYFACE
- the dnmt3bb.1 gene encoding DNA (cytosine-5)-methyltransferase 3B isoform X3; amino-acid sequence: MVMFEKESRQPLDQSTVTAMPSNKYSAALIEESNNMTATAPVNGDTPPAEGLSENDSGVELTNENSPLTAAEPPSPFSPKQNGDAASPQEDNQCTRGNRKRNRKKSEEEETTWDSYSEDKTSGASQLSLRQTPRPRTIFQAGLNPHAHNKPRRQNRKQEQSMLLCAGGPRVAVVVSGGVPEAPRLELMEQDSKDSAQSVSTSSSSEVQPEYNDNKGFGIGELVWGKIKGFSWWPGIVVTWRATGKRQASHGMRWLQWFGDGKFSEVSADKLDSITAFPKFFSQASYTKLASYRRAIFQALEMASIRAEKKFPPCESDNPDDQVKPMLDWANGGFLPKGEEGLKPTHTADSNPLDHQVLDVSLPEYFPSAKRPRVSLCKSKAAPEESYSREQMVNEVLKNKRSIEEFCLSCGKMRVATFHPLFEGGLCQTCKDVYLEMSYMYDDDGYQSYCTVCCGGREVLLCGNANCCRCFCVDCLDILVDPGASNNARYLDPWRCYMCQPLLQYGVLKRRHDWSLKLQAFFANDNGQEFEKPKIYPAVPAEQRRPIRVLSLFDGIATGYLVLRDLGFKVDQYVASEVCEDSISVGVVRHEGKIQYVHDVRNITKKNLQEWGPFDLVIGGSPCNDLSIVNPARKGLYGTGRLFFEFYRLLSEAKPKEGEDRPFFWMFENVVAMGVNDKRDISRFLECNPVMIDAIEVSAAHRARYFWGNLPGMNRPLCASGMDKLELQDCLDHGRVAKFGKVRTITTRSNSIKQGKDQHFPVLMNGKEDILWCTELERIFGFPVHYTDVSNMGRGARQKLLGRSWSVPVIRHLFAPLKDYFACE
- the dnmt3bb.1 gene encoding DNA (cytosine-5)-methyltransferase 3B isoform X2, whose protein sequence is MVMFEKESRQPLDQSTVTAMPSNKYSAALIEESNNMTATAPVNGDTPPAEGLSENDSGVELTNENSPLTAAEPPSPFSPKQNGDAASPQDNQCTRGNRKRNRKKSEEEETTWDSYSEDKTSGASQLSLRQTPRPRTIFQAGLNPHAHNKPRRQNRKQEQSMLLCAGGPRVAVVVSGGVPEAPRLELMEQDSKDSAQSVSTSSSSEVQPEYNDNKGFGIGELVWGKIKGFSWWPGIVVTWRATGKRQASHGMRWLQWFGDGKFSEVSADKLDSITAFPKFFSQASYTKLASYRRAIFQALEMASIRAEKKFPPCESDNPDDQVKPMLDWANGGFLPKGEEGLKPTHTADSNPLDHQVLDVSLPEYFPSAKRPRVSLCKSKAAPEESYSREQMVNEVLKNKRSIEEFCLSCGKMRVATFHPLFEGGLCQTCKDVYLEMSYMYDDDGYQSYCTVCCGGREVLLCGNANCCRCFCVDCLDILVDPGASNNARYLDPWRCYMCQPLLQYGVLKRRHDWSLKLQAFFANDNGQEFEKPKIYPAVPAEQRRPIRVLSLFDGIATGYLVLRDLGFKVDQYVASEVCEDSISVGVVRHEGKIQYVHDVRNITKKNLQEWGPFDLVIGGSPCNDLSIVNPARKGLYEGTGRLFFEFYRLLSEAKPKEGEDRPFFWMFENVVAMGVNDKRDISRFLECNPVMIDAIEVSAAHRARYFWGNLPGMNRPLCASGMDKLELQDCLDHGRVAKFGKVRTITTRSNSIKQGKDQHFPVLMNGKEDILWCTELERIFGFPVHYTDVSNMGRGARQKLLGRSWSVPVIRHLFAPLKDYFACE